In Oligoflexus sp., the genomic stretch GCGGCCCGCAGAATGCGCGGCAGGATCGGGTCGTTCAGCTTATCGACTTTGTTGAATACTAGAATCTGCGGGATATCACCAGCGCCCATCTCTTCCAGGACGGAACGCGTGACATGAATGTGGTCTTCGTAATGCGGGTAGCTCACGTCCACCACATGCAAAAGGAGGTCCGCTTCATTCACTTCATCAAGCGTCGTGCGGAAGGAAGCGACCAAACCGTGGGGCAGATTGCGAATGAACCCGACCGTATCCGACAGCAAAATCTTCGGCCGCGTGCGGGGATCTATGGTTTTGATGTTGGTTTCCAGTGTAGCGAACAGCTCGTCTTTGGGGGCCACCTGGGATTTGGTCAGCCCCTTCATGAGCGTGGTTTTTCCACTGTTCGTGTAACCCACAATGGCCACCTTAAGCTCATTGGAGCGGGATTTTCTCTGAGTCGCCTTTTCCTTACGGAACTGCTCCAGCTGTTTTTGCAGCCGGGCGATGCGTTCCCGAGCCCGCCGCCGGTCGATTTCGATCTGCTTTTCACCCATACCGCGCTGGAGTGATCCACCCCCACGCTGGCGCTGAAAGTGCGACCAGGCGCCCGAGAGTCGGGGCAGAAGGTATTCAAGCTTGGCGATTTCCACCTGGGCCTTGGCCTGATTGGTCCGCGCGTGACGCGAAAAGATTTCGAGAATGATGCCGGTGCGATCCAGGACCACGCAGCCCGTCATCTCTTCAAGGTTTCGAACCTGCGGCGCGGAGAGGGCATGGTCAAACACCACAAGTTTGGCCTGGGTGGAAGCCGCCAAATCCTTGATGTCCTGCACCTTGCCGACGCCGATGTAACAGTTGGGGGTCAGCTTTTGCCGCTTTTGCACGATGCGTCCGGTGACCTGCACGCCCAGCGTATCAAGGAGGGACTGAAGTTCCGCCAGCTGCTCATCCAATTTTTCGGGGGCATCACCTGGCAGAAGTACACCGACAATGACAGCCTTTTCATTGCCGGTGAGACTGGTTTCA encodes the following:
- the hflX gene encoding GTPase HflX → MEDNIETSLTGNEKAVIVGVLLPGDAPEKLDEQLAELQSLLDTLGVQVTGRIVQKRQKLTPNCYIGVGKVQDIKDLAASTQAKLVVFDHALSAPQVRNLEEMTGCVVLDRTGIILEIFSRHARTNQAKAQVEIAKLEYLLPRLSGAWSHFQRQRGGGSLQRGMGEKQIEIDRRRARERIARLQKQLEQFRKEKATQRKSRSNELKVAIVGYTNSGKTTLMKGLTKSQVAPKDELFATLETNIKTIDPRTRPKILLSDTVGFIRNLPHGLVASFRTTLDEVNEADLLLHVVDVSYPHYEDHIHVTRSVLEEMGAGDIPQILVFNKVDKLNDPILPRILRAAYPGCIVASAVSEKDVLNVRDHIYAFFRKNLLTFRLSIPVDNNNAQSLVYRNCLIISKDYDEEGDHVLFHAQATRPTLAKLRNYIVSVEDESFLTDKVESEP